In Methanothrix sp., a genomic segment contains:
- a CDS encoding argininosuccinate synthase: MSEVVLAYSGGLDTSVCIPLLRERYGFDKIVTVLVDVGQPRSDIERGNLRAKLLADEHYTVDARMEFVERFLFPLIKANGSYEGYVLGTAIARPLIASKSAEIAEKLGIKNLAHGCTGRGNDQLRFEAIFRATDCRVIAPMRELDLSREWEIDYAREHGIDVPVTKDKPWSIDENIWSRSIEGGKLEDPYFEPPEEIYDWTKTPSSDRSAQIVEIGFKEGVPISLDGRGMNGLELIEKLNQIGGEHGVGRTDMIEDRVMGLKARENYEHPAATILLTAHKDLERLVLSRNELRFKVMVDEFWSELAYMGLVEDPLYADLNAFIDQSQKRVNGSVRMKLFCGSAVPVGRQSPDALYSQDMVSFDSQTLSQKDAEGFAKYHGFQARLLKRKER; this comes from the coding sequence GTGTCTGAAGTTGTACTGGCCTATTCCGGCGGCCTGGATACATCAGTCTGCATTCCTCTCCTCCGGGAGCGCTATGGATTTGATAAGATAGTTACCGTTCTGGTGGATGTCGGCCAGCCGAGGTCGGATATAGAGAGGGGGAACCTCAGAGCGAAATTGCTGGCAGATGAGCATTATACTGTAGACGCCAGGATGGAGTTCGTGGAGAGATTTCTCTTCCCCCTGATCAAGGCCAATGGCTCATATGAGGGATATGTCCTGGGAACGGCCATCGCTCGCCCCCTCATCGCCAGCAAATCGGCGGAGATCGCTGAAAAGCTGGGCATTAAGAACCTGGCCCATGGGTGCACTGGTCGCGGCAATGACCAGCTCCGCTTCGAGGCCATATTCAGGGCTACAGACTGCCGGGTTATAGCCCCCATGAGAGAGCTGGACCTCTCTCGCGAATGGGAGATAGACTATGCCCGCGAGCATGGCATCGATGTGCCTGTGACCAAGGATAAACCCTGGTCGATCGATGAGAACATATGGTCCCGCTCGATCGAGGGGGGCAAACTGGAGGATCCCTACTTCGAGCCGCCGGAGGAGATCTACGACTGGACCAAGACCCCGAGCTCTGATAGATCCGCTCAGATAGTTGAGATCGGGTTCAAAGAGGGCGTGCCCATTTCACTGGATGGAAGGGGGATGAACGGCCTGGAGCTGATCGAGAAGCTCAACCAGATCGGTGGCGAGCACGGTGTGGGCAGGACGGACATGATCGAGGACCGGGTGATGGGGCTGAAGGCACGGGAGAACTATGAGCATCCTGCTGCCACCATCCTCTTGACGGCCCATAAGGATCTGGAACGGCTGGTCCTATCCCGCAATGAGCTTCGCTTCAAGGTCATGGTGGACGAATTCTGGTCTGAGCTGGCCTATATGGGCCTGGTGGAGGATCCCCTTTATGCAGACCTGAATGCCTTCATCGATCAGTCTCAGAAGAGAGTGAACGGCTCAGTCAGGATGAAGCTCTTCTGCGGCAGCGCTGTCCCAGTAGGCCGCCAGTCCCCGGATGCCCTTTATTCCCAGGATATGGTCTCCTTCGACTCCCAGACCCTGAGCCAGAAGGATGCTGAGGGCTTTGCCAAGTATCATGGCTTCCAGGCCAGGCTGCTGAAGAGAAAGGAGAGGTGA
- a CDS encoding DUF2111 domain-containing protein — translation MSKLVISEEARSEQLADLAIAINEIVRLPVTMRGAKHPGVRVEDGKVVDGEYTGPVLEEAIRTAKPIRTIPESGTFKGIPVSVAPVLQQGKAVAAIGIVDVIGTIDIPEVFGAYSNVVAQVSGKVQEKR, via the coding sequence ATGTCCAAACTGGTGATATCTGAAGAGGCCAGATCTGAGCAACTCGCAGATCTCGCAATTGCCATAAATGAGATCGTTCGCCTTCCTGTGACCATGAGGGGGGCGAAACACCCTGGTGTCCGGGTGGAGGATGGCAAGGTGGTGGATGGGGAATATACCGGTCCGGTCCTGGAAGAGGCCATAAGAACTGCAAAGCCCATCCGAACCATCCCCGAGAGCGGGACCTTTAAAGGCATTCCTGTATCCGTCGCCCCGGTATTGCAGCAGGGCAAGGCTGTTGCCGCCATCGGCATAGTGGATGTAATTGGAACCATCGATATCCCTGAGGTCTTTGGGGCCTATTCGAATGTAGTTGCGCAGGTTTCAGGGAAGGTCCAAGAGAAGAGATGA
- a CDS encoding N-acetyltransferase, whose protein sequence is MRIRRAEPRDLPQMLQIESLCFPEETAFPPGVFAYLIRYAVAIVACEPEDQILGFIIGYTSGSAGAVYTLDVHTGYRRRGIGIKLLLAMEKRLARMGANAVRLEAALEKPGARRLYRKAGYREREIIRNYYGQGCHAVRMWKALPSVEFGTQN, encoded by the coding sequence ATGAGAATTCGCAGAGCAGAGCCAAGGGATCTGCCGCAGATGCTGCAGATCGAATCGCTCTGCTTTCCGGAGGAGACGGCATTTCCTCCGGGGGTGTTTGCCTATCTGATCCGTTATGCTGTGGCAATAGTCGCCTGTGAGCCTGAGGATCAGATCCTGGGATTTATAATCGGATATACCAGCGGGAGTGCAGGCGCAGTCTATACCCTGGATGTCCATACTGGCTACCGGAGGAGGGGAATAGGAATTAAGCTATTGCTGGCCATGGAAAAGAGGCTCGCCCGGATGGGCGCCAATGCCGTCCGCCTGGAGGCCGCCCTGGAGAAGCCCGGTGCCCGGAGGCTGTATCGCAAGGCAGGGTACAGGGAAAGGGAGATCATCCGCAACTACTACGGCCAGGGATGCCATGCGGTGAGGATGTGGAAGGCTCTGCCCTCCGTCGAGTTTGGCACTCAGAATTGA
- the ftsY gene encoding signal recognition particle-docking protein FtsY → MFNRFKEKLSGYKEALSAKIAEKVSASGANKEPRPEEIEAEGRLALEAEGSSRKDSRSKGSGEGPRKKSPEESQREAEKAASLPSALEEPQAQAPDNEKADNKKSRFSFLQKAKTLVFEQEIILEEKDLEEPMWALEMALMESDVALPVAEEIVREVKSDLVGKKRKIGADTGQLAEDSLRSALITLLSRNHLDFDEYIRTKEKPVKILFVGVNGTGKTTSVAKVAKYLLDQGYSVVLAAGDTFRAGAIEQLEVHGNNLGLKVIKHKTGGDPAAVIFDAIEYSRAHNKDVVLADTAGRLHTNINLMDQMKKIVRVTNPDLLIFVDEAIAGNDAVERARLFNESVPIGGSILTKTDADAKGGSAISIAHVTGKPVLFLGVGQTYPDLVKFEPEWLVDRLMGEAEA, encoded by the coding sequence AAGGTTTCTGCCTCTGGAGCAAATAAAGAGCCGCGGCCTGAGGAGATCGAGGCCGAGGGGAGACTGGCTTTGGAGGCAGAGGGCAGCAGCAGGAAGGATTCCAGATCGAAGGGATCTGGAGAAGGGCCCAGAAAAAAGTCCCCAGAGGAGAGCCAAAGAGAGGCCGAAAAGGCTGCATCTCTTCCCTCTGCCCTGGAGGAGCCCCAGGCGCAGGCCCCGGACAATGAAAAGGCTGATAATAAGAAGAGCAGATTCTCATTCCTGCAGAAGGCCAAAACACTGGTCTTCGAGCAGGAGATAATCCTGGAGGAGAAGGATCTGGAGGAGCCCATGTGGGCCCTGGAGATGGCTCTCATGGAGAGCGATGTCGCCCTTCCAGTAGCAGAGGAGATCGTGCGAGAGGTCAAGTCCGATCTGGTGGGAAAGAAGAGGAAGATCGGGGCGGACACCGGCCAGTTGGCTGAGGACTCGCTCAGAAGTGCACTGATAACCCTTCTCTCCAGGAACCATCTGGACTTCGATGAGTACATCCGCACGAAGGAGAAGCCGGTCAAGATCCTCTTCGTGGGGGTGAACGGCACTGGCAAGACCACCAGCGTCGCCAAGGTGGCTAAGTATCTCTTGGACCAGGGCTACTCTGTGGTTCTGGCGGCAGGCGACACCTTCCGGGCGGGGGCGATTGAACAATTGGAGGTTCATGGCAACAACCTGGGGCTGAAGGTGATAAAGCACAAGACCGGTGGGGATCCGGCGGCAGTGATCTTCGACGCCATCGAGTATTCCCGCGCCCATAACAAGGATGTCGTTCTGGCGGATACAGCTGGGAGGCTGCACACCAACATCAATCTCATGGACCAGATGAAAAAGATCGTCCGGGTCACCAATCCTGATCTGCTGATATTCGTGGATGAGGCAATAGCAGGCAACGATGCCGTTGAGAGGGCGCGCCTCTTCAATGAGTCGGTGCCCATCGGGGGATCGATCCTCACCAAGACGGATGCCGATGCCAAAGGAGGATCTGCCATATCCATCGCCCATGTCACCGGAAAGCCGGTGCTCTTCTTGGGCGTAGGACAGACATATCCCGATCTGGTGAAGTTCGAACCCGAATGGCTGGTGGACAGACTGATGGGTGAGGCAGAGGCATAG